The following coding sequences are from one Arcobacter nitrofigilis DSM 7299 window:
- a CDS encoding SLC13 family permease has product MSKTVLLITIPVFLYSILSNFIINLNDLLLISIVLSTILFWATNLVPGFYSSLLFLFACTAFSLSSKELIFSGFASSAFWLVFAGMLIGTAIKNVNLTHRFSKIFSNLENVTYLNIIISITIFSALASFVMPSSVGRVVMMVPLAIAVANSFGFKENDKGYIGILLAFIITTSMSGFAILPANIPNMILTGLTSQLYDYNILYSHYLITNFLVFTILKDIIIVILIYNFFNDTPKIINKNKTKLKFSKNELIVIFTILLMITFWATDFIHKISPSIIAICGILFLAVPSIGIIKSKDINSINFSSLLYVATIIGLGTVVAHNDYIKDVLSSLINLYVPSQYGILNYMKVTLVMSLTGIIATQPSIPAIFTPMAEQISSVTGFSFDQILMMQVAAYSNIFFAHQAPPLIVGLALSKIKQRHILKVLLTLALLTTLFLYPLQYFWVEFLKLF; this is encoded by the coding sequence ATGTCAAAAACTGTTTTATTAATTACTATTCCTGTTTTTTTATATTCAATTCTTTCAAATTTTATAATAAACTTAAATGATCTACTACTTATAAGTATAGTTTTATCAACTATACTATTTTGGGCTACAAATTTAGTCCCAGGCTTTTATAGTTCATTACTTTTTTTATTTGCTTGTACTGCTTTTTCATTAAGTTCAAAAGAGCTTATTTTTTCTGGTTTTGCTTCATCTGCCTTTTGGTTAGTTTTTGCAGGTATGTTAATTGGAACAGCCATAAAAAATGTAAACTTAACACATAGATTTTCAAAAATCTTTTCAAATTTAGAAAATGTAACTTATTTAAATATCATAATCTCGATTACTATATTCTCAGCTCTTGCTAGTTTTGTTATGCCTTCAAGTGTAGGAAGAGTTGTGATGATGGTTCCTCTTGCAATAGCAGTTGCTAATAGCTTTGGATTTAAGGAGAATGATAAAGGATATATTGGTATTTTATTGGCTTTTATAATTACAACATCAATGTCTGGTTTTGCAATTCTTCCTGCAAATATCCCAAATATGATATTAACAGGTTTAACTTCACAACTTTACGATTACAATATTTTGTATTCCCATTATTTGATTACTAACTTCTTAGTTTTTACTATTTTAAAAGATATTATAATAGTTATATTAATTTATAACTTCTTTAACGATACTCCCAAAATCATAAATAAAAATAAAACAAAATTGAAATTCTCAAAAAATGAATTAATAGTGATTTTTACTATTTTGCTTATGATTACTTTTTGGGCAACTGATTTTATACATAAAATTTCTCCTAGTATTATTGCAATATGTGGAATACTTTTTTTAGCAGTACCTTCAATTGGCATAATAAAATCAAAAGATATAAATAGTATAAATTTTTCTTCTTTATTATATGTAGCAACAATTATAGGACTTGGAACTGTTGTAGCACATAATGATTATATAAAAGATGTATTATCAAGTTTAATTAACTTGTATGTACCATCACAATATGGAATATTAAACTATATGAAAGTAACTTTAGTCATGTCACTAACAGGAATAATTGCTACACAACCAAGTATTCCTGCCATATTTACACCTATGGCAGAACAAATTTCTAGCGTAACTGGTTTTAGTTTTGATCAAATACTTATGATGCAAGTAGCTGCTTATTCAAATATATTCTTTGCTCACCAAGCCCCACCTTTAATAGTAGGACTTGCTCTTTCTAAAATAAAACAAAGACATATTTTAAAAGTATTACTTACCTTGGCATTATTAACTACACTGTTCTTATATCCATTACAATATTTTTGGGTAGAGTTTTTAAAACTATTTTAA
- a CDS encoding response regulator transcription factor, with product MSNKLLKSLKVLFIEDEDLIRNKIVSSLDYIVAEVISASNGIEALEKLQNFTPDLIITDLEMPKMNGADFIHEVRKKDKNTCIIVVTAYTSEKYLLQLIDMHIEKYILKPITLEKLISALEDCQKRFSNTTNLKRTLPDDYTYDWNQKILLHKDEMITLTKKEILFLELLFKNIDSVTSFEELQEVVWQDSVMTDNALRSLIRNLRKKLPKDFIVNLSGIGYKVA from the coding sequence ATGTCAAATAAACTTCTAAAGAGTTTAAAGGTTTTATTTATAGAAGATGAAGATCTTATAAGAAATAAGATTGTTTCTTCCTTAGATTATATAGTAGCTGAAGTTATTTCAGCTTCAAATGGAATAGAAGCATTGGAAAAGCTTCAAAATTTTACTCCTGATTTGATTATCACTGATTTGGAAATGCCTAAAATGAATGGTGCAGATTTTATTCATGAAGTTAGAAAAAAAGATAAAAATACTTGTATTATAGTGGTCACTGCATATACTAGTGAAAAGTATTTATTGCAACTTATTGATATGCATATTGAAAAATACATTCTCAAACCAATTACTTTGGAAAAATTAATCAGTGCTTTGGAAGATTGTCAAAAAAGATTTTCTAATACTACTAATTTAAAAAGGACTCTTCCTGATGATTATACATATGATTGGAATCAAAAAATTTTATTGCATAAAGATGAGATGATTACTTTAACAAAAAAAGAGATTCTATTTTTAGAACTTCTTTTTAAAAACATAGATAGTGTAACTTCATTTGAAGAGTTACAAGAGGTTGTTTGGCAAGATAGTGTTATGACAGATAATGCTTTGCGTTCTTTGATTAGAAACCTAAGAAAAAAATTACCAAAAGATTTTATTGTCAATTTATCAGGTATTGGTTATAAAGTTGCGTAA
- a CDS encoding ABC transporter substrate-binding protein, with translation MFSNEAITYKHDQTDKILLNKMTKDSELKVYMPTLPYFNLISLINGTLVKLSDSKRGWDYYLAYKHKKINELTYDFWLRDDVHYQDGTKFDADSVVENFKHFIEGPFLYSNIHNALDSVEKLNDYKIRIHLKIPYGMLLNDLCVINFYTKKYYEKYNWTPSLTAQNTKGPGLYGAGPYIMAQGYATGLKQSKKIVLTANPYYFEKNKPYINKITIYTELPTKEVINDISKHEGKLDIAYIPYNKKTEIVNSKYAKLLISPSHGNLTVHMNLIKKDSKLKNIKVRQALNDAIDQKKLIKFAFRNEASVSPFLLSSNTYFAKELSKKYLNKKPRFTQKQLHNILNGLELKVITQDRFMSVWKGIEYQLSKYGVKLNYTVTSDEKVVLEKLLNNRKNIYDWDLLIWGNEDWNGSPWTAFFTLYTKTNWCSIDKDDYLVNEFEKLFKLDTNSKEFQKEVNKILLYSYEKAYTLVLPSPNIVIALNKEVYYHPSEMSTFPLWNAKITPYHWSVRKEKLDKSRLNYLYPIRIKNE, from the coding sequence TTGTTTTCAAATGAAGCAATAACATATAAGCATGATCAAACAGATAAAATTCTTTTAAATAAAATGACAAAAGACTCCGAACTAAAAGTATATATGCCAACCCTTCCATATTTCAATCTAATTAGTTTGATTAATGGTACTTTAGTAAAACTAAGTGATTCTAAAAGAGGATGGGATTATTATTTAGCATACAAACATAAAAAAATAAATGAACTTACTTATGATTTTTGGTTAAGAGATGATGTTCATTATCAAGATGGTACAAAATTTGATGCTGATTCTGTAGTTGAAAATTTTAAACATTTTATTGAGGGACCTTTTTTATATAGTAATATTCATAATGCCTTAGACTCAGTTGAAAAGTTAAATGATTATAAAATAAGAATACATTTAAAAATACCATATGGAATGTTATTAAATGATTTGTGTGTAATAAATTTTTACACAAAAAAATATTATGAAAAATATAATTGGACACCAAGTTTAACAGCTCAAAATACAAAAGGTCCGGGTCTTTATGGAGCAGGACCTTATATCATGGCTCAAGGTTATGCCACAGGATTAAAACAGAGTAAAAAGATAGTTTTAACTGCAAATCCATATTATTTTGAAAAAAACAAACCTTATATAAATAAAATCACTATTTATACAGAGCTTCCAACAAAAGAAGTTATTAATGATATTTCAAAACATGAGGGAAAACTTGATATTGCTTATATTCCTTATAATAAAAAAACTGAAATAGTAAATTCAAAATATGCGAAGCTTTTGATTTCTCCCTCACATGGTAATTTAACAGTTCATATGAATCTAATAAAGAAAGATTCAAAACTTAAAAATATAAAAGTAAGACAAGCTTTAAATGATGCAATTGATCAAAAAAAATTAATCAAGTTTGCTTTTAGAAATGAAGCGAGTGTATCGCCATTTTTATTATCTTCTAATACTTATTTTGCAAAAGAATTATCAAAAAAATACTTAAACAAAAAACCAAGATTTACTCAAAAACAGTTGCATAATATTTTAAATGGTTTAGAGTTAAAAGTTATTACCCAAGATAGGTTTATGTCCGTTTGGAAAGGAATTGAGTACCAATTGTCAAAGTATGGTGTAAAATTAAATTATACAGTAACAAGTGATGAAAAAGTTGTTTTAGAAAAGCTTTTAAACAATAGAAAAAATATTTATGATTGGGATTTATTAATTTGGGGAAATGAAGATTGGAACGGAAGCCCTTGGACGGCATTTTTTACCTTATATACAAAAACTAATTGGTGCTCGATTGATAAAGATGATTATTTAGTAAATGAGTTTGAAAAGTTATTTAAACTAGATACAAATTCAAAAGAGTTTCAAAAAGAGGTAAATAAAATATTATTATACAGTTACGAAAAAGCCTACACACTGGTTCTCCCTTCACCAAATATAGTAATTGCCTTAAATAAAGAGGTCTATTATCATCCTTCAGAGATGTCAACTTTTCCTTTATGGAATGCAAAAATTACTCCTTATCATTGGTCTGTAAGAAAAGAAAAGTTAGATAAAAGTAGATTAAATTACCTTTATCCAATTAGGATTAAAAATGAATAA
- a CDS encoding sensor histidine kinase, whose product MNNLKIRQKFIILGLIALISLVLLALLSLKINRDSFTNSNNVVINFKDTQEIQTFYIEELFLLREVTLSLVISPNDDFKKKFDEKISPIIKRLDEKFSNETSDNKKAWEDYKKLVLKTREYSLNGFDEGAFMNTSSVERNSFYFLINKLKTIQKKNLQESEKKLKELKNDIKINNIYILLGVLIIGFFGFIINLTVVFKIVKQIESVQKGLQKFFKHLTNPTAYKEQLHIDIHSKDELGLMAEAINTKVKLIKENLQDDYRLIQEATFTLDSLKEGKFGKRLETQAKSNELNVLKNVMNEMIGNLENKILEEINHRTNQEKLMIQQSKLAAMGEMIGNIAHQWRQPLGEINAVLMEIETITRYGKLEEEHLLKSIKICNEITEHMSTTISDFQNFFKPSKQKDKFSVLEVCKKAVSIINASLNNNNIELIFDIQEDNTIEGYSNEFSHAILNIISNAKDALISRKIKNPIIILSIKTGKEFTIIKIEDNAGGINLEDINLVFEPYFTTKGEKRGTGIGLYMTKVIVEDNMHGFIDVKNTNKGALFRIKVK is encoded by the coding sequence ATGAATAATTTAAAAATACGACAGAAGTTTATTATATTAGGACTTATTGCTCTTATTTCATTGGTGTTGCTAGCTTTATTATCACTAAAAATAAATAGAGATAGTTTTACTAATTCAAATAATGTTGTAATAAACTTCAAAGATACACAAGAGATTCAAACTTTTTATATAGAGGAACTTTTTTTATTAAGAGAAGTAACTCTATCTTTAGTTATATCTCCAAATGATGACTTTAAAAAGAAATTTGATGAAAAAATTTCACCTATTATTAAAAGATTAGATGAAAAATTTTCAAATGAAACATCTGATAATAAAAAAGCATGGGAAGATTATAAAAAATTAGTTTTAAAAACTAGAGAATACTCTTTAAATGGATTTGATGAAGGTGCTTTTATGAATACTTCATCTGTGGAAAGAAATAGTTTTTATTTTTTGATTAATAAGTTAAAAACAATTCAAAAAAAGAATTTACAAGAATCTGAGAAAAAATTAAAAGAATTGAAAAATGATATAAAAATAAATAATATATATATTCTTTTAGGGGTTTTGATTATTGGTTTTTTTGGATTTATTATTAATCTAACCGTTGTATTTAAAATAGTAAAACAAATAGAGAGTGTACAAAAAGGGTTACAGAAATTTTTTAAACATTTAACAAATCCTACTGCTTATAAGGAACAGTTGCATATTGATATACATAGTAAAGATGAACTTGGATTAATGGCAGAAGCAATAAATACAAAAGTAAAATTAATAAAAGAGAATTTACAAGATGACTATAGACTGATACAAGAAGCTACTTTTACTTTGGATTCTTTAAAAGAGGGAAAATTTGGTAAAAGACTAGAAACACAGGCAAAATCCAATGAATTAAATGTATTAAAAAATGTTATGAACGAAATGATAGGAAATCTAGAAAATAAAATATTAGAAGAGATCAATCATCGAACAAATCAAGAAAAACTAATGATTCAACAATCAAAACTAGCTGCAATGGGTGAAATGATAGGAAATATTGCCCATCAATGGAGACAACCCTTAGGTGAAATAAATGCCGTATTGATGGAAATAGAGACTATAACTAGATATGGAAAACTTGAAGAAGAACATCTTTTAAAAAGTATAAAAATCTGTAATGAGATTACAGAACATATGTCTACTACTATAAGTGATTTTCAAAACTTTTTCAAACCTTCAAAACAAAAAGATAAATTCTCAGTATTAGAAGTGTGTAAAAAAGCTGTATCAATTATCAATGCCTCTTTAAATAACAATAATATAGAACTGATTTTTGATATTCAAGAAGACAATACAATAGAAGGTTATTCAAACGAGTTCTCCCATGCAATATTAAACATAATTTCAAATGCAAAAGATGCACTAATCTCAAGAAAAATTAAAAATCCAATAATAATTTTAAGTATAAAAACTGGAAAAGAATTTACAATAATTAAAATAGAAGATAATGCAGGAGGAATTAATTTAGAAGATATAAATTTAGTGTTTGAACCTTATTTTACTACTAAAGGTGAAAAAAGAGGCACAGGAATAGGTTTATATATGACAAAAGTAATTGTTGAAGATAATATGCATGGATTCATTGATGTTAAAAACACAAATAAAGGGGCACTTTTTAGAATAAAGGTAAAATAA
- a CDS encoding cytochrome c, producing MKKSLILGITLLTVSLYANETMYTSSVKNLYEASDSNAVKGRLLPTSKVIVVEKNSDKSKIEIEGFMKAGVSNAIYFSVGKRILVAGLSKSGKFDIKKLSSSKDKDGVEWKKVVLTAYTKNENLTKDLKPLYDKAEDLFKSNCSICHPIHPVDEFTANQWPSMFKAMVNRTAIPKEDRYLVTQFLQKHAKDMKGE from the coding sequence ATGAAAAAGAGTTTAATTCTTGGAATTACTTTATTAACAGTTTCATTATACGCAAATGAAACAATGTACACTAGCAGTGTAAAAAATCTATATGAGGCTAGTGATAGTAATGCCGTTAAAGGTAGACTTTTACCTACATCAAAAGTTATAGTGGTAGAAAAAAATTCAGATAAATCTAAAATAGAAATTGAAGGTTTTATGAAAGCTGGAGTATCTAATGCCATTTATTTTTCAGTAGGAAAAAGAATTTTAGTTGCTGGACTTAGCAAAAGTGGAAAGTTTGATATAAAAAAACTTTCATCAAGTAAAGATAAAGATGGTGTAGAGTGGAAAAAAGTAGTTCTAACTGCATATACAAAAAATGAAAATCTAACTAAAGATTTAAAACCATTATATGATAAAGCAGAAGATTTATTTAAAAGTAACTGTTCTATCTGTCATCCAATTCATCCTGTGGATGAGTTTACAGCTAACCAATGGCCAAGTATGTTTAAAGCTATGGTGAATAGAACTGCTATTCCAAAAGAAGATAGATATTTAGTAACACAATTTTTACAAAAACATGCAAAAGATATGAAAGGTGAATAA
- a CDS encoding molybdopterin guanine dinucleotide-containing S/N-oxide reductase, which produces MKNIDQKRRGFIRVAALFSTVPFIDAITKRGELLAGTIAKFSTKLVENGEVLTAAHWGMLKLTIKNGKVVKSEPYQKTSDIENSLQYYTQDLVYADDRIKYPMVRKSYLENPDNPKPELRGNDEWVKVPYEKAIKLIAKELKKTRKEKGAKGVFAGSYGWKSSGNMHNARVLLQRFMTATGGFTGTVGDYSTGASQVIMPHVLGTLEVYEQQTSWPLVLEHSKVVVIWGANPLATLKIAWTSTDENGFKYFEKLKKSGKKIICIDPFKTETCEYLDAQWVAPNPNTDVAMMMGMVHTLLEAKKYNADFLADYTEGFDKFKEYIYGKDDGIVKNVQWASKICGVDEKTIKELATLFYDNRTMLMSGWGMQRAHHGEQPHWMLVTLASVLGQIGLPGGGFGLSYHYSNGGVPSAKSAIVGGITANVTPSKDEGGAAWLKNAAKYSFPVARIADALLNPGKTIDFNGKKVTYPEIDFIYWVGGNPLVHHQDTNTLLKAWQKPRTVVVNEAFWTPTARMADIVMPATTSYERNDITMTGDYSNLNIVPMKQAVKKQFEARDDYQIFSDLSKEFGVFDKYTQNKTDLQWVEEFYTKAYNQAQKMKLSMPTFREFWGKNKPITFDVPYENTQFTRYADFREDPILNPLGTPSGRIEIYSKTIEKMNYKDCKAHPAWLEPAEWVGMKEKPAEFALISPHPSHRLHSQLNNTSLRKKYAVANREPIWINTKDAKAKGIKDGDIVRVFNERGQILTGAIVTDGLKEGIVRVQEGAWYDPLEKGKIGTLCKNGSANLLTKDIPTSELADGNSSNTALVNIEKYTKAAPELTIFTQPN; this is translated from the coding sequence ATGAAAAATATTGATCAGAAAAGAAGAGGATTTATTAGAGTTGCTGCATTATTTAGTACAGTTCCATTTATTGATGCAATTACAAAAAGAGGAGAGTTACTTGCAGGAACAATTGCAAAATTTTCTACAAAACTAGTTGAAAATGGTGAAGTATTAACAGCCGCTCACTGGGGTATGTTAAAACTTACTATAAAAAATGGAAAAGTGGTAAAATCTGAGCCTTATCAAAAAACTTCTGATATTGAGAACTCATTGCAATATTATACACAAGATTTAGTATATGCAGATGATAGAATAAAATATCCTATGGTAAGAAAATCATATTTAGAAAATCCAGATAATCCAAAACCTGAATTAAGAGGTAATGATGAATGGGTAAAAGTTCCATATGAAAAAGCAATAAAATTAATAGCAAAAGAGCTTAAAAAAACAAGAAAAGAAAAAGGTGCAAAGGGAGTTTTTGCAGGAAGTTATGGTTGGAAAAGTAGTGGGAATATGCATAATGCAAGAGTTCTTTTACAAAGATTTATGACTGCAACAGGTGGATTTACTGGAACAGTAGGAGATTATTCAACAGGAGCATCACAAGTAATTATGCCTCATGTATTAGGTACACTTGAAGTATATGAACAACAAACTTCATGGCCACTTGTACTTGAGCACTCAAAAGTTGTAGTAATTTGGGGAGCAAACCCTCTTGCAACTTTAAAAATTGCATGGACTTCAACTGATGAAAATGGATTTAAATATTTTGAAAAACTAAAAAAATCTGGTAAAAAAATAATTTGTATTGACCCTTTTAAAACAGAAACTTGTGAATACTTGGATGCACAATGGGTTGCACCAAATCCAAATACAGATGTTGCAATGATGATGGGTATGGTACATACATTATTAGAAGCAAAAAAATATAATGCAGACTTTTTAGCTGATTATACAGAAGGTTTTGATAAATTTAAAGAGTATATATATGGTAAAGATGATGGTATTGTAAAAAATGTTCAATGGGCATCAAAAATTTGTGGAGTTGATGAAAAAACAATAAAAGAACTTGCAACTTTATTCTATGATAATAGAACTATGCTTATGTCTGGATGGGGAATGCAAAGAGCTCATCATGGAGAGCAACCTCACTGGATGCTAGTTACACTAGCTTCTGTTCTTGGACAAATTGGACTTCCTGGTGGTGGATTTGGATTATCTTACCATTATTCAAATGGTGGTGTACCATCAGCAAAAAGTGCAATAGTTGGTGGTATTACTGCAAATGTAACTCCTTCAAAAGATGAAGGTGGAGCAGCATGGTTAAAAAATGCAGCTAAATACTCTTTTCCTGTTGCAAGAATTGCAGATGCACTTTTAAACCCAGGAAAAACAATTGATTTTAATGGTAAAAAAGTTACTTATCCCGAGATTGATTTTATTTATTGGGTAGGTGGAAATCCATTAGTTCATCATCAAGATACAAATACATTATTAAAAGCTTGGCAAAAACCAAGAACTGTTGTTGTAAATGAAGCATTCTGGACACCAACTGCACGAATGGCAGATATTGTAATGCCAGCAACAACTTCATATGAAAGAAATGATATTACAATGACAGGTGATTATTCTAACCTTAATATTGTTCCTATGAAACAAGCAGTTAAAAAACAATTTGAAGCAAGAGATGATTATCAAATTTTTAGTGACTTATCAAAAGAGTTTGGTGTATTTGATAAATATACTCAAAATAAAACTGATTTACAATGGGTAGAAGAATTTTATACAAAAGCTTATAACCAAGCTCAAAAAATGAAATTATCAATGCCAACATTTAGAGAGTTTTGGGGTAAAAATAAACCAATAACTTTTGATGTTCCATATGAAAATACACAATTTACAAGATATGCTGATTTTAGAGAAGATCCAATCTTAAATCCACTTGGAACACCATCTGGAAGAATAGAAATTTATTCTAAAACAATAGAAAAAATGAATTATAAAGATTGTAAAGCACATCCAGCTTGGTTAGAACCAGCAGAATGGGTAGGTATGAAAGAAAAACCTGCAGAATTTGCATTAATTTCTCCACACCCTAGTCATAGACTACACTCTCAACTTAACAATACAAGTTTAAGAAAAAAATATGCAGTTGCAAATAGAGAGCCAATTTGGATTAATACAAAAGATGCAAAAGCAAAAGGCATTAAAGACGGTGATATTGTAAGAGTATTTAATGAAAGAGGTCAAATCTTAACAGGTGCAATTGTAACTGATGGTTTAAAAGAAGGTATTGTAAGAGTTCAAGAAGGTGCTTGGTATGATCCTTTAGAAAAAGGAAAAATTGGAACACTATGTAAAAATGGTTCAGCAAACCTTTTAACAAAAGATATTCCAACTTCAGAATTAGCTGATGGAAATAGTTCAAATACAGCTTTGGTAAATATTGAAAAATATACGAAAGCTGCTCCAGAACTAACAATCTTCACTCAACCTAACTAA
- a CDS encoding GyrI-like domain-containing protein translates to MKVTKVNNLMISGLSIITNNKLEFESENGKIPQLWDDYIEKNVYGSTFNKANSKYMYGVYSDYTSDVTGDYKVTVGVEVTKPKNALVIKDERYLVFSKKGELPDVVVETWVEIWEYFENNNEYERKYSIDFEKYVKEDEIEIYISIK, encoded by the coding sequence ATGAAAGTAACAAAAGTAAATAACTTAATGATTTCAGGTCTTAGTATTATCACAAATAATAAGCTTGAATTTGAATCAGAAAATGGCAAAATACCTCAATTATGGGATGATTATATTGAAAAAAATGTTTATGGAAGTACTTTCAATAAAGCAAATAGTAAATATATGTATGGTGTTTATAGCGACTATACAAGTGATGTAACTGGTGATTATAAAGTAACAGTTGGTGTAGAAGTTACTAAACCCAAAAACGCTTTAGTAATAAAAGATGAAAGATACTTAGTTTTCTCAAAAAAAGGTGAACTTCCTGATGTTGTAGTTGAGACTTGGGTAGAGATATGGGAATACTTTGAAAATAATAACGAATATGAAAGAAAATATAGCATTGATTTTGAGAAGTATGTAAAAGAGGATGAAATAGAGATTTATATCTCAATAAAATAG
- the nhaD gene encoding sodium:proton antiporter NhaD: protein MFKIFGILALLLSNVAYATNLGEPDLTNTWVGIISLFIFVVGYYVIANEEKYEIDKSVPALFVGIFTFLLIAIYFVTNNLDIKLVHEEAENVILEIAEIFFFLFVAMTYIESLLHMGVFDRLKYNLVSKGYSYRKLFWLTGLLSFFISPFADNLTTALILSTVLFTIEREKKEFLVPGAINIVVAANAGGAWSPFGDITTLMVWTSGKGNFLDFLYLFPSSILGYLATAFLLSLAVPKTKPIFDNEVEVPQMKEGAKTIIFLGAVTIIMAVISHQVLDFPAMWGMMFGLVLLKAYSFKLQKKFGKSHFDVFQSMAKIENNTLMFFFGILSAVGALYFLGWLTLASVVYEPSYLGPIYSNIAVGFLSAIVDNVPVMSAILKANPNMDLSNWLLVTLTAGIGGSLISFGSAAGVGVMGKLKGIYTFSSHMKYAWMILVGYFISVGIWYFQFEMLKIY from the coding sequence ATGTTTAAGATTTTTGGTATTTTGGCTCTTCTTTTGTCAAATGTTGCATATGCAACTAATTTAGGCGAGCCAGATTTAACAAATACATGGGTTGGTATTATTTCTTTATTTATATTTGTTGTTGGTTACTATGTAATTGCAAATGAAGAAAAATACGAAATTGACAAATCGGTTCCAGCATTATTTGTTGGTATTTTTACATTTTTATTAATTGCAATTTATTTTGTCACAAATAATTTAGATATAAAGTTAGTACATGAAGAAGCAGAAAATGTTATTTTAGAAATTGCAGAAATATTCTTTTTCTTATTTGTTGCTATGACTTATATTGAATCATTACTTCATATGGGAGTTTTTGATAGGTTAAAATACAATCTTGTATCAAAAGGTTATAGTTATAGAAAACTTTTTTGGCTTACAGGGTTATTATCATTTTTCATATCACCTTTTGCTGACAACTTAACTACAGCGCTTATTTTATCAACAGTACTTTTTACAATAGAAAGAGAGAAAAAAGAGTTTTTAGTTCCAGGTGCTATTAATATAGTTGTTGCAGCAAATGCAGGTGGAGCTTGGAGCCCTTTTGGAGATATTACCACTCTTATGGTATGGACATCAGGTAAAGGTAACTTTTTAGACTTTTTATATCTATTCCCTTCATCTATTTTAGGTTATTTGGCAACTGCATTTTTATTATCTTTAGCAGTTCCCAAAACAAAACCTATTTTTGATAATGAAGTTGAAGTTCCTCAAATGAAAGAGGGTGCTAAAACAATTATCTTTTTAGGTGCTGTAACTATCATTATGGCAGTTATTTCTCATCAAGTATTAGACTTCCCAGCAATGTGGGGAATGATGTTTGGATTAGTTTTATTAAAAGCATATTCATTTAAATTGCAAAAGAAATTTGGTAAGTCTCATTTTGATGTATTTCAATCAATGGCAAAAATTGAAAATAATACTTTAATGTTCTTTTTTGGTATCTTATCAGCAGTTGGTGCTTTATACTTTTTAGGTTGGTTAACTTTAGCTTCAGTTGTATATGAACCAAGCTACTTAGGTCCTATTTATTCTAATATTGCTGTTGGGTTCTTATCTGCAATTGTTGATAATGTTCCTGTAATGTCTGCTATATTAAAAGCAAATCCAAACATGGACTTATCAAATTGGTTATTAGTTACTTTAACTGCTGGTATTGGTGGTTCTTTAATCTCTTTTGGAAGTGCTGCTGGTGTTGGTGTAATGGGTAAACTAAAAGGTATATATACTTTTTCTAGCCATATGAAATATGCATGGATGATATTAGTTGGTTATTTCATTTCTGTAGGTATTTGGTATTTTCAATTTGAGATGCTAAAAATTTATTAA